The proteins below are encoded in one region of Sminthopsis crassicaudata isolate SCR6 chromosome 1, ASM4859323v1, whole genome shotgun sequence:
- the TSSK6 gene encoding testis-specific serine/threonine-protein kinase 6 — protein MSGDKLLNELGYKLGRTIGEGSYSKVKVATSKKYKGTVAIKVVDRRRAPPDFVNKFLPRELSILRGIRHPHIVHVFEFIEVCNGKLYIVMEAAGTDLLQVVQRSGHIPCAQARELFGQIVGAVRYLHDHHLVHRDLKCENVLLSPDERRIKLTDFGFGRQAHGYPDLSTTYCGSAAYASPEVLLGIPYDPKKYDVWSLGVVLYVMVTGCMPFDDSDIAGLPRRQKRGVLYPDGLELAERCKALIAELLQFSPSARPSAGQVARNSWLRGEAC, from the coding sequence ATGTCTGGAGACAAACTCTTGAATGAGCTGGGCTACAAGCTGGGCCGCACCATCGGGGAGGGGAGCTACTCCAAGGTCAAGGTGGCCACCTCCAAGAAGTACAAGGGCACGGTGGCCATCAAGGTGGTGGACCGGCGGCGAGCCCCCCCGGACTTTGTCAACAAGTTCCTGCCCCGGGAGCTGTCCATCCTGCGCGGCATCCGCCACCCACACATCGTGCACGTCTTCGAGTTTATCGAAGTGTGCAATGGGAAGCTGTACATCGTCATGGAGGCCGCCGGCACCGACCTACTGCAGGTGGTGCAGCGCAGCGGGCACATCCCGTGCGCCCAGGCGCGCGAGCTTTTCGGACAAATCGTGGGCGCCGTGCGCTACCTGCATGACCACCACCTGGTGCACCGCGACCTCAAATGCGAGAACGTGCTGCTGAGCCCCGACGAGCGGCGCATCAAGCTCACGGACTTCGGCTTCGGACGCCAGGCGCACGGCTACCCGGATCTCAGCACCACCTACTGCGGCTCTGCCGCCTACGCGTCGCCCGAGGTACTCCTGGGCATTCCCTACGACCCCAAGAAGTACGACGTGTGGAGCCTGGGCGTTGTACTGTACGTCATGGTCACCGGCTGCATGCCCTTCGACGACTCGGACATCGCTGGCCTGCCCCGCCGCCAGAAGCGCGGCGTCCTCTACCCCGACGGCCTCGAGCTGGCGGAGCGCTGTAAGGCGCTCATCGCCGAGCTGCTGCAGTTCAGCCCGTCCGCGCGACCCTCCGCCGGCCAGGTTGCCCGCAACAGCTGGCTCCGCGGCGAGGCTTGCTAG